Proteins from a genomic interval of Treponema succinifaciens DSM 2489:
- a CDS encoding LamG-like jellyroll fold domain-containing protein yields MVVHIMNKNILTAIIAFFFALLNTAFAQEKSIVLGGKDGWPALSKMDGIVQGKGRFGYDAMVLATNSRPLDKDTDLLINFENNEVKDISGNYSVTSNSLVSAEKSFMGKYSGLSRGTGGVRLRGGKDTIFGKQGQGGSITIEFWLKPSIAENGEIVFSWRSSRTVAGYPLYQMITASFFGNHLEWSFTNVFNGYVKNGGEITLSSYTTIIPEIWMHHAIHFDQNTGAFEYRINGKLEDLKYVTTSGHEAGGSVYSPIMGVPADIDICPQYTGLIDDFRIQRTSKSEVSEDLGIDNYKISGGRFETEPILLSQGSSVVSLNAIVDKPSETGVEFFIRSGDNFYNWTEDFPEWIPVRPGEKIENVSGLYFQIAAELYPDGKGSRTPSVTQLSINYKEIPSPLAPFKLTAVPMDGSVVLTWPYSVDDSVGGYYIFYGERPGEYLGRDALEGQSPIDAGNSVSIKLNGLRNGKIYYFAIASYSKYGSRIMGELSKEVFARPSKK; encoded by the coding sequence ATGGTCGTTCATATTATGAATAAAAATATTTTGACTGCAATTATAGCATTTTTTTTCGCGCTTTTGAATACTGCCTTTGCTCAGGAAAAATCCATTGTGCTTGGCGGAAAAGATGGCTGGCCGGCACTTTCAAAAATGGATGGAATTGTCCAGGGTAAGGGCAGGTTCGGCTATGACGCGATGGTTCTTGCCACCAACAGCAGACCTTTAGATAAAGACACGGATCTTCTTATTAATTTTGAAAACAATGAAGTAAAAGACATTTCTGGAAATTATTCTGTTACAAGCAATTCTCTGGTTTCTGCGGAAAAATCATTTATGGGAAAATATTCAGGTCTTTCACGCGGAACTGGCGGAGTACGTTTGCGCGGCGGAAAAGATACGATTTTCGGAAAGCAAGGGCAGGGCGGCTCAATCACAATTGAATTCTGGCTCAAACCTTCAATTGCAGAAAACGGAGAAATTGTTTTTTCTTGGCGTTCATCAAGAACAGTCGCAGGCTATCCGCTTTATCAGATGATAACGGCAAGTTTCTTTGGAAATCATCTTGAATGGTCGTTTACGAATGTTTTCAATGGCTATGTAAAAAACGGCGGTGAAATAACGCTTTCAAGCTACACAACTATAATTCCTGAAATTTGGATGCACCATGCGATTCACTTTGATCAGAACACAGGCGCATTTGAATACAGAATCAACGGCAAACTTGAAGATTTAAAATACGTTACAACTTCCGGGCATGAAGCTGGCGGCTCTGTTTACTCTCCGATTATGGGAGTTCCTGCCGACATTGACATTTGTCCGCAATATACAGGCTTGATTGACGACTTTAGAATTCAGCGCACATCAAAAAGCGAAGTTTCAGAAGACCTTGGAATTGACAACTATAAAATTTCAGGCGGAAGATTTGAGACTGAACCAATTCTTTTAAGCCAAGGTTCAAGCGTTGTAAGCCTTAATGCGATTGTGGACAAGCCGTCAGAAACCGGAGTTGAATTTTTTATCCGCAGCGGAGACAACTTTTACAACTGGACAGAGGATTTTCCTGAATGGATTCCTGTAAGGCCTGGAGAAAAAATTGAAAATGTTTCCGGTCTTTATTTTCAAATTGCAGCGGAATTATATCCAGATGGAAAAGGCTCACGTACTCCTTCTGTTACACAGCTAAGTATAAACTACAAAGAAATTCCCTCTCCTCTTGCTCCGTTCAAGTTGACGGCTGTTCCAATGGACGGCTCTGTTGTTTTGACATGGCCTTATTCAGTTGATGACAGCGTTGGCGGCTACTATATTTTTTATGGAGAACGGCCGGGAGAGTATCTAGGCAGAGATGCCTTGGAAGGTCAGTCTCCTATTGACGCAGGAAATTCTGTTTCTATAAAATTAAACGGCTTGAGGAACGGAAAAATTTATTACTTTGCAATAGCCTCTTACTCAAAATATGGCTCAAGGATTATGGGCGAGCTTTCCAAAGAAGTTTTTGCCCGGCCTTCAAAAAAATAG
- the uvrC gene encoding excinuclease ABC subunit UvrC has product MNDHKINSTQKLSHREILHQTALKAPLKSGVYLWRNEEQTVIYVGKAKNLKNRLTSYFSGNKDIKTRLLISRARSIEYITTDNEYEAFLLENNLIKKYSPRYNISLKDGKSYPVIKVTKEKFPRLFKTRNITHDGSIYFGPFPDASALDSFLETLYEIYPLRRCKKFREKNFPCMYYHIGRCKAPCCKKTNESTYNEFIEEICSLLEGKGEETVKKLQGQMKEAAKNLNFEKAARLRDGIKALEILQHRNIVESFEGTDKDYIAPWREGELVSFTVLKMRGGKLLGRDNYRTVSLNEDSELIPEFMASYYNEKELIPPQIYIMQSDGTEFMKRWIFETYGIKTEIIAVNENSPAVHKAAIGMAQQNAKEDIVRRMRERGDFPAMEELKKELSLPNLPARIEGFDIAHIGGKFPVASLISFYNGNPDKKNYRYFRLKTTDGIIDDFASMKEAVSRRYTRLINEKKELPDLILIDGGIGQVNAVDSILKSLDLDIPIAGLAKRDEEIYRPGNSMPIRLPKRSDALRLLQRVRDETHRFATSRNQELRTKENTVSPFTKIRGIGPKRDALLMKKFGTLKSLAESNENEISETLKVPEEAAQEILVSAKKLFQEQNALLQKQRLSIGAAGTTKEKAARSKLNENLASAALEVASPDDFS; this is encoded by the coding sequence ATGAACGACCATAAAATAAATTCTACGCAAAAACTTTCACATAGAGAGATTCTTCATCAAACCGCGCTAAAAGCACCGTTAAAAAGCGGAGTTTATCTTTGGCGGAATGAAGAACAAACCGTAATCTATGTAGGCAAAGCAAAAAATTTAAAAAACAGACTCACTTCGTATTTCAGCGGAAACAAGGACATAAAGACAAGACTGCTTATAAGCCGCGCCCGCTCTATTGAGTATATTACAACCGACAATGAATATGAAGCTTTTCTACTCGAAAACAACCTCATAAAAAAATATTCACCGCGCTATAATATCAGCCTGAAGGACGGAAAATCTTATCCTGTAATAAAAGTTACAAAAGAAAAATTTCCGCGTCTTTTTAAAACAAGAAACATAACGCATGACGGCTCTATTTATTTCGGACCATTTCCTGACGCCTCGGCATTGGATTCATTTTTAGAAACGCTCTATGAAATCTATCCGCTGCGAAGGTGCAAAAAATTCCGCGAAAAAAATTTTCCGTGCATGTATTATCATATAGGAAGATGCAAAGCCCCGTGCTGCAAAAAAACAAACGAATCCACCTATAATGAATTTATCGAAGAAATTTGCTCGCTACTTGAGGGCAAAGGCGAAGAAACTGTAAAAAAACTTCAAGGCCAGATGAAGGAAGCGGCAAAAAACTTGAACTTTGAAAAAGCCGCAAGATTGCGCGATGGAATCAAAGCTTTGGAAATTCTTCAGCACAGAAACATTGTTGAAAGTTTTGAAGGTACAGACAAAGACTACATTGCTCCTTGGCGCGAAGGAGAACTTGTAAGCTTTACAGTTCTAAAAATGCGCGGCGGAAAACTGCTTGGCAGAGACAACTACAGAACTGTAAGCCTAAACGAGGATTCAGAACTTATCCCGGAATTCATGGCTTCATATTACAATGAAAAAGAGCTTATTCCTCCGCAGATTTATATAATGCAAAGCGACGGAACTGAATTTATGAAGCGGTGGATTTTTGAAACCTACGGAATCAAAACTGAAATAATTGCAGTAAATGAAAATTCACCAGCCGTCCACAAAGCCGCAATAGGAATGGCGCAACAAAATGCAAAAGAAGACATAGTGCGCAGAATGAGAGAGCGCGGAGACTTTCCGGCAATGGAAGAGCTTAAAAAAGAACTGTCGCTTCCAAATCTTCCTGCAAGAATTGAAGGTTTTGATATTGCGCATATCGGAGGAAAATTTCCAGTCGCCAGCTTAATCAGTTTTTACAATGGAAATCCAGACAAGAAGAACTACAGATATTTCAGGCTGAAAACAACGGACGGAATAATAGACGACTTTGCCTCAATGAAAGAGGCGGTTTCAAGAAGGTACACAAGGCTTATAAACGAAAAAAAAGAATTGCCGGATCTGATTTTAATTGACGGCGGAATCGGACAAGTAAATGCGGTTGATTCCATTTTAAAATCGCTTGACCTTGACATTCCAATTGCAGGTCTTGCAAAACGAGATGAAGAAATTTACCGTCCTGGAAACAGCATGCCAATCCGCCTTCCAAAACGAAGCGATGCGCTTAGATTGCTTCAGCGTGTGCGCGACGAAACACATAGATTCGCAACAAGCAGGAACCAAGAACTTAGGACAAAGGAAAACACAGTTTCGCCTTTTACAAAAATCCGCGGAATAGGTCCAAAACGCGATGCGCTTTTAATGAAGAAATTCGGCACGCTAAAAAGCCTTGCAGAATCAAATGAAAATGAAATTTCAGAGACTTTAAAAGTACCAGAAGAAGCCGCGCAGGAAATTTTAGTTTCAGCAAAAAAACTTTTTCAAGAGCAAAACGCTTTGCTTCAAAAACAAAGGCTTTCAATTGGAGCTGCAGGAACAACAAAAGAAAAGGCCGCACGAAGCAAGCTTAATGAAAACTTAGCATCGGCAGCCCTTGAAGTTGCAAGTCCGGATGATTTTTCCTAG